The Cloacibacterium caeni region ATTGTTGATGGCAATTTCAGTGGCTTTTTTCTCAAAATCACCAATGAATTTCACCGCTTTTTTCACCGAATTTTTTACTTTTTTAGAAAGCGAAACTTTTCCTTTCCCGAATTTTTCTAAAATCCAATTAATGGCTCTATTCACCAAAATCAACCAATCATAACCCATTCCGCCCAATTTAGCAATGAATTTTGCAGAACCTGAAGTAGTATGGTCAAAAACGTCTCCGTGAAAAATCCAATGTTTTTTTCCTTCAATTTCTAATAAATATTTATCGGTAAGAAAAAGATTTCCCATCGATAAATCGGTGTATTTCCTTAAAAATTCATCGTGATTTCCGGTGATGTAAATCACTTGAGTTCCTTTTTTCATCATTTTGAAAAACTCACTCAAAACTGCCATGTGAGAATTTGGGAAATACCTTTTAGAAAAAGCCCAACCGTCGATAACATCACCATTGAGAATTAACACTTTCGGAGAAACACTTTTGAGATATGCTACCAATTCTTTAGCATGACAACCATACGTTCCCAAATGAATATCTGATAAAACAACTACTTCTACTTCGCGTTTTTGTTTTGCCATAAATAGTTTTTGTAAAATTAATCTGGCAGTGTTAATTGGTGATTAACAGAGTTTTAAATTTTAATCCTTCAAGGATTTAGAATCCTTGAAGGATTGTATTTATTTATTTCTTCGCTTTCGCGATATTCACAATTACTTTCACAGCTTTTTCCATAGATTCTAGCGCCACATATTCATACGGCCCATGGAAGTTTTCTCCACCTGCAAAAATATTTGGACAAGGCAATCCCATGTAAGACAATTGTGCACCATCAGTTCCACCTCTAATTGCTTTAATTTTCGGTTCTATGTTGGCGTCTTTCATCGCTTGTTCTGCAATTTCTACAATGTGCATTTTGCCTTCAAATTGCTGTTTCATATTTCTGTACTGCTCTTTAATTTCTATTTCGGCAGTATTTTCACCATGTTTTGCATTAAATTCTGCTACTTTTTCGGTGATGAATTTTTTACGATTTTCAAATTTTTCAGCATCGTGGTCTCTAATAATGTATTGCAATTTAGCTTCAGAAACATCACCTTTAATTTCCATTAAATGATAAAAACCTTCAAAACCTTTGGTGGTAGCTGGTGTTTCATTAGCAGGTAACATTTGTGCAAATTCCACTGCAAGAAGTCCTGCATTTTTCATTTGACCAAAAGCATAACCTGGATGTACAGAAAGTCCGTTGATTTTCACCACTGCTCCTGCTGCATTAAAATTCTCGAATTCTAGTTCTCCTACTTCACTTCCATCCATTGTATAAGCGTATTCTGCACCAAATCTCGCCACATTAAACTTATGAGCTCCTCTTCCAATTTCTTCGTCTGGTGTAAAACCTATCGCAATTCTTCCGTGTTTAATATCTGGATGCGCCAAAAGATATTCTGCAGCGGTTACAATTTCTGCAACTCCTGCTTTATCATCAGCTCCAAGAAGCGAAGTTCCGTCTGTAGTAATCAAAGTTTTTCCTACATATTTTTTCAGACTTGGGAATTTTTCCGAAGAAAGTGTAAAGCCCGTTTCTTTGTTGAGCACCAAATCTCCACCGTTGTAATCTTCCCAAATTTGTGGATTTACATCTTTCCCGTTAAAATCTGGCGAAGTATCATAGTGTGCGATAAAACCTACCGTTGGTTCATTTTCAGAAATATTAGAAGGAACATACGCCATGATGTAACCATTTTCGTCCATAGAAACATCAGAAAGTCCTAAATCTTGCAATTCTTGGAAGATGTATTTCGCGATGTCCCATTGCTGTGGAGAAGAAGGCGTGGTTTCGCTTTCTGCATCACTGGTTGAATATATTTTTACATAAGTCAGAAAACGGTTCAGAAGACGCATTTTCCATTCGTGATTGAATTCTATTGTCTGCATTTCTTAATTTTTATTTCTCACAAATTTACAGATTTTTGACGGGATGATGGATGTTAGATGATGGATGTTTGTTAAAAAATATTTGGCGCCAAATTCCAGCTTTCGCTACTCGCTTTTTTTCTAAAAATTCATCCTCTTAGCCATCTTTTCAAAATTTTTAGAAAAAAGAGCTCAAACATGCCGCTCAATCTGGGGCACAGTTTGGCACACAGAATCAAGGGGTTTTCATAAAATTGACTTTCCATTTTCTTTTGGGCAAAAAAATCGTATTTTTAGGCAAGAAATAAAATCTAAAAATTAGAAATGTTTTTAACTGAATGTCCACGAGACGCCATGCAAGGTTGGGGAGAATTTATTCCCACTCAAAAAAAGATTGATTACATTAATGCATTGATGGAAGTAGGCTTTGATGTACTTGATTGTGGAAGTTTCGTGTCGCCAAAAGCCATTCCTCAAATGGCAGATACTAAAGACGTAATCCCTGAAATTCAGAAAAAAAATAACACCAAAATTTCTGTCATCGTTGCCAATATTTCTGGCGCAGAACGTGCCTTGAAGCATGAAAACGTTGATATTTTAGGCTTTCCTTTTTCTATTTCTGAAACTTTTCAGTACAGAAATACCAATAAAAACCAAGAAGAAGCGTATGAAGAAATTGTTAAAATTTGGGAGTTGGTACAATCCGAAAATAGAGAATTGAACCTTTATTTTTCTATGGCTTTCGGAAATCCTTATGGCGAAATCTGGAAATGGCAAGATGTAGAATTTTGGGCTAAAAGATTTGCAGAAATTGGTATCAAAAACATATTGCTTTCAGACACTACAGGAACAGGAAATGTAGAGCGAATTTCGCAATTGTTTGAAAAAATTCCTGCACAGTTTCCTGATATTCATTTCGGGGCGCATTTTCATAATAAATATGAAGATTCTTACGTAAAACTGAAAGCGGCTTACGATAAAGGTTGCAGAAGATTTGACTCTGCAATTAAAGGAATTGGCGGTTGTCCTTATGCAAAAGATGATTTGGTAGGAAATATGCCAACGGAACAAGTCATAAATTTTATGGCATCTGAAAAAATAGACCACAAACTGAACCTTCTTAATTTTGAAGCAGCTTGGAATAGAGCAAAAGATATTTTTAAGTTTTAAATAAAATATAATGATAGAAACCTTTGAAGAAAGTCCAGTTTTAGCAAGTTTAGGCTTAGTTACTTTCATCATTGTTATCTTCTCTGTGTTTGTAATTCCAGTGATGGTAATAATATCAACCTATAATTTCTTCAAAAAAAGAGGCAATAAAAAACTGTCAATATTAATTCCAAGTTTACTGCTATTAATACACATTTTCTTAATTTCATATATAATATTCTTTCAATGAAACCCATCATCACCGCAACCGAACTTCAAGAAATTTTCAATTAAGAAAAATTGTCTTTAAATTTAACTGCTCACAGATTGCACTGATAAACACTTCGCTTTGCGAAGCATTTTAATGCCTTTGCTGAGTGAAACGACTTAAAATTTAAAGAAATAAATAAAAATCTTTGCGTTTAAAAAAAATATACACAATGAAACCCATCATCACCGCAACCGAACTTTCAGAAATTTTCCATCAAGAAAACTTAGTAATTCTTGATGCGAGAACGGGAAAAGAAGCTCGTGAAAATTATCTACAAAATCACATCAAAGGCGCTAGATTTATAGACCTTGACAAAGATTTAGCAGAAATTGGCGAAAATGCAGCTTTCGGAGGAAGACATCCTTTGCCAAAGATTTCAAAATTTGCAGAGACTCTGCAAAATTTAGGAATTTCTGAAGATTCACATATTGTGGTGTATGACACTTCTAACGGTGCAAATGCCGCTGCAAGATGTTGGTGGATGTTAAAATCTTTTGGAGTTGAAAAAGTTCAGGTTTTGAGTGGTGGATTTCAAACGGCAGAAAAAGCAGGAATTCCTTTAAAATCTGGGGAAGAAATTTTTGAAAAAACTTCTTTTATCTTGAAAGAAAACTGGAGTTGGCCAACCTCAACTTTGGAAGAGGTAGAAAAAGAAATTTCAGAAAATTCTGCGATCGTCATAGATGTACGAGATGCTTACAGATACCGTGGAGAAAGTGAACCAATAGATTTAGTAGCAGGACATATTCCTGGTGCGATTAACATTCCTTTTTCTGAAAATTTAGATGAAAATGGATCGTTTCTATCACCCGAAACACTCAAAGAAAAATATCACAACTTATTATCAGATGCTTCGACTCCGCTCAGCATGACAAAAAAACTAATCATTCACTGTGGTTCTGGAGTTACAGCTTGTCATACCATTTTGGCTTTAGATTATGCTGGTTTCCCAATTCCTAATTTATATGTTGGTTCTTGGAGCGAATGGAGCCGAAGAGAAGGTAAGGAAATTGCGAGAGAAGTTTAGTTTTTAACGCAATGGCGCAAAGAAAATTTTTAAAGCTTTATGTTTTTAAGGCGCAAAAGAAATCCATAGATTTCAAAATCTTCCAAATCTTCCAAATTTTATAAATAAAAAACGCTGAAATTTTTCAGCGTTTTCTATATTTTTTCAACGGATTGCTTCCTCACTTTATTCCTCGCAATGACGGTTTAAAATAAAATTCCCAATTCAAATTTTGCTTCTTCACTCATCATATCTTTGTTCCAACTTGGTTCAAAAGTAAGCTCTAAATCTACAGATTTTACGTTTTCTACAGCTGCTACTTTCTCTTTCACTTCTTGTGGTAAAGATTCTGCAACAGGACAATTCGGTGTGGTTAAAGTCATCACTACTTTTACATCTCCATCTTCAGAAATTTGCACGTCATAAACCAATCCCAATTCGTAAATATCTACGGGAATTTCTGGGTCAAAAACCGTTTTTAAGGCTTTGATGATGTTTTCTCCTATTGTTGCAATTTGTTCGTCTGTAAATTTCATATTTTTAATCATTTGAGATTTGATATTCGAGATTTGATATTTTTAGAATTTTATGTATCAAATCTTAAATCAATTAATCTTCACGTCTTTCTAATAAATCTTCTTGTCTCATTTTGCGAAAGATATTTGCCAAAGTTAAGACATCTTTTTCGCAGTATTTTACAATTCTCGGCAAGTCTTTTTCTATATAATAAATAGACGAAACCATAGAACCATCTATATCATCTTTGGGAGTAGGAACGCCAAAAATATGCGCCATTAATTCCAAAGAAATAAAGCTTTTCCAATCACCAAATTTCCACAATTCCATCGTATCAAGATGCGGGATTTCCCAAGGTTTTTTTCCAAACATCTGGAACGGAATTGGCGGTTGCATTCCATTGATGAGAAATCTTCTAGCAATCCAAGGAAAATCAAATTCTTTTCCGTTGTGAGCACACAAAATCACGTTTTGCAATTTCGGGCGGTTGAAAATTTCTCCAAATTCTTTTAATAATTCTTCTTCATCGTCTCCTGCAAAACTTCTGATGAGAATTTTATTATTTTTATCATAAATCCCAATAGAAATGCAGATAATTTTTCCAAATTCTGCCATTATTCCTGCTCTATCTCCGTAAAAATCTGCGGCAGAAATTTCTTCTTCTCTTTGTCTTGCAGTTTTTTTGTCCCAAAGTTTTTGTTCGGTTTCAGAAAGTTCAGCAAAATTACTTACTTGCGGAACGGTTTCTATATCCAGAAAAAGCACTTTTTCTATCGGAATATTTTTTATCATTTTGGTTGTTTTTAGTTTTTTTTGGTTTTTATGGTTGAGAAGCTATTAAATCTTCCACTTCTTTTTTCTGTTCGGCATATTTCTGCTGCAATTCAGAACCTTCTCCCATTCTTTTGTAATATTCTAAAGCTTTACCACCAAATTGTTTAATGTAAAAAGGCGAAAGCTCAGGAATTTGTGGAAAAACTTTATGAAAAAGCATTTCATAATACGCTTGAAATTCTCTTTCATTTTTATCTTCCACTAGAGAATTTGGGTCTTTTTGACGAACATGAAGCATTTCGTGAGCCACCATATTCAAAACCAATTTGATATCAAAATCAAACAAATTTCTAGGAATTTTCACTACTTGTTTATCTCCTATTTCTCCTTCTGCAGTTAATAAAAGCCCATCATTTTTCAGTTCATCTCTGAACCCAAAACCTGCAAAATTCTCATGTTCTAAGTCGAAATTTCTAATCAGATACTTGGCTGCATCTAAAATTTGGTCGCTTTCTTTATAAGCATTAAGATGTAAATTAACTTGTTCTAAATTCATTTCTTAACGAAAATATGAATTTTAATCTAAATCTTCAAAAGCAATTTCTACTTCTAATTTTTCAGCTAAAAGTTTAGAAATTTTCAACTTTAAAGGCTCAATATCAATATTTTGCATCGCGTCATTCGCAAAAGCATACAATAACAATGCTTGAGCTTCTTTTTTAGAAATTCCTCTTGCTCTTAGATAAAATAAAGCATCTTCATTCAGCTGACCAACCGTACAACCGTGAGAACATTTTACATCATCTGCGAAAATTTCTAACTGAGGTTTTGTATCAATCGTAGCTCCTTCGTCTAACAAAATATTATTGTTTTGTTGATAAGCATTGGTCTTTTGAGCAATTTTATCTACAAAAACTTTTCCGTTAAAAACGCCATGAGCTTTATCCTTGAAAACACCTTTGTAATTCTGATAAGATTCACAATTCGGTTGGTTGTGATGAACCGCTGTGTGATGGTCAACTAGTTGTTCCCCACCAATAATGGTAATTCCGTTCATAAACGAGTTAATGTTTTCTCCGTTATGAATGAAATCTAGATTGTTTCTCACCAATTTTCCACCGAAAGAAAATGTATTTACGGTTGCTAAAGAATCTCTTTCTTGCTTCGCAAAAGTGTGGTCTACCAAATAAGAAGTATCAGAATCATTTTGCAATTTGTGCCAATCTGCTTTTGCGTTTTTACCTGAAAAAATTTCGGTTACAGAGTTGGTAAACACATAAGTTTCATCAAAATTATGATGAGATTCTATCACTTCTACTTTCGCACCTTCTTCTACTACCAATAAATTTCTGGTGTTATAAAAAGTGTTTTCTTCCTGATTTTGAGAAAGATAGAACACATGAATTGGCTTTTCTATCACCACATTTTTCGGAACGTGAAGGAAGAAACCATTTTCATGAAGTGCTTCATTAAGATTACAAAAAGCTAAATCTTGATTAGCAATCGTATTGAAGTGATTTTTAATAATTTCTGAATAAGATTCGTGAGAAAGTGCATAATTCAAGGTTAAAAACTCAGCATTTTCTACAGAAATATTCGATAATTCTCTGTGTAATTTTCCATTCACAAAAACAATAAAATCAAAATGTTCTTCGCCAAGGTGAAGTTCATCCAATTGTTTTTTGCTGATAGAATGGTGCTCTGAAGCAGAAAAATTGTAATCTTTTTCTACAATTTCCTTCAGATGGGTATATTTATATTCTTCATCTTTTTTGGTTGGAAAACCTTTGCTCAAGAATTGTTCTAAAGCTTGAAGTTTGCTCCCAGAAAGTGAAGATTTTTGAAGTTCTATTTGTTCGAATAAACTCATTTTAATTTACAATTTTCATTATTTTACGAGCCAATCGTATCCTTTTTCTTCGAGTTCTAACGCGAGAGATTTATCACCTGTTTTAATGATTTTTCCGTCTGCTAAAACATGTACAAAATCTGGCTGAATGTAGTTTAATAATCTTTGGTAGTGCGTAATTAATAGCACTGCATTTCCTTCATTTTTGAAAGCATTTACACCATCAGCTACGATTCTCAACGCGTCAATATCCAAACCTGAATCTGTTTCATCAAGAATAGCCAATTTAGGATTAAGCATCATCATTTGGAAAATTTCATTTCTTTTCTTTTCGCCACCAGAGAAACCTTCATTCAACGAACGAGAAAGGAAGTCTTTTTTGATTCCTAATAATTCTGATTTTTCACGAACTAAGGCCAACATTTCTTTAGCAGGCATATCCTCTAAACCATTTGCTTTTCTGGTTTCATTAAGCGCAGCTTTGATGAAATTAGTCACCGTAACTCCCGGAATTTCCACAGGATATTGGAAAGAAAGGAAAATTCCTTTGTGCGCTCTTTCTTCAGGAGCATCTTCTATAATGTTTTCTCCTTCGAAAAGAATTTCTCCATCAGTAACTTCGTAATCTTCTTTTCCTGCAATTACAGAAGAAAGAGTAGATTTACCAGCACCATTTGGTCCCATAATCGCGTGAACCTCGCCTGGTTTTATTTCTAAATTAATTCCTTTCAGAATTTCTACGCCGTCTTCAATTTTGGCGTGTAAGTTATTTATTTTTAACATTTTGTATATTTTCTTATTTAAAAATTATCCTACAGAACCTTCTAATGAAATTTCTAATAATTTCTGTGCTTCAATCGCAAATTCCATTGGCAATTTATTTAGAACTTCTTTACTGAAACCATTTACAATTAGAGCAATTGCCTTTTCTGTATCAATTCCTCTTTGGTTACAGTAGAAAATTTGGTCTTCACCAATTTTAGAAGTTGTAGCTTCGTGTTCTAATTGAGCAGTTGGATCTTTTATTTCGATGTATGGAAAAGTGTGCGCTCCACA contains the following coding sequences:
- the sufC gene encoding Fe-S cluster assembly ATPase SufC; this translates as MLKINNLHAKIEDGVEILKGINLEIKPGEVHAIMGPNGAGKSTLSSVIAGKEDYEVTDGEILFEGENIIEDAPEERAHKGIFLSFQYPVEIPGVTVTNFIKAALNETRKANGLEDMPAKEMLALVREKSELLGIKKDFLSRSLNEGFSGGEKKRNEIFQMMMLNPKLAILDETDSGLDIDALRIVADGVNAFKNEGNAVLLITHYQRLLNYIQPDFVHVLADGKIIKTGDKSLALELEEKGYDWLVK
- a CDS encoding sulfurtransferase yields the protein MKPIITATELSEIFHQENLVILDARTGKEARENYLQNHIKGARFIDLDKDLAEIGENAAFGGRHPLPKISKFAETLQNLGISEDSHIVVYDTSNGANAAARCWWMLKSFGVEKVQVLSGGFQTAEKAGIPLKSGEEIFEKTSFILKENWSWPTSTLEEVEKEISENSAIVIDVRDAYRYRGESEPIDLVAGHIPGAINIPFSENLDENGSFLSPETLKEKYHNLLSDASTPLSMTKKLIIHCGSGVTACHTILALDYAGFPIPNLYVGSWSEWSRREGKEIAREV
- a CDS encoding 3'-5' exonuclease — its product is MIKNIPIEKVLFLDIETVPQVSNFAELSETEQKLWDKKTARQREEEISAADFYGDRAGIMAEFGKIICISIGIYDKNNKILIRSFAGDDEEELLKEFGEIFNRPKLQNVILCAHNGKEFDFPWIARRFLINGMQPPIPFQMFGKKPWEIPHLDTMELWKFGDWKSFISLELMAHIFGVPTPKDDIDGSMVSSIYYIEKDLPRIVKYCEKDVLTLANIFRKMRQEDLLERRED
- the sufD gene encoding Fe-S cluster assembly protein SufD, with the protein product MSLFEQIELQKSSLSGSKLQALEQFLSKGFPTKKDEEYKYTHLKEIVEKDYNFSASEHHSISKKQLDELHLGEEHFDFIVFVNGKLHRELSNISVENAEFLTLNYALSHESYSEIIKNHFNTIANQDLAFCNLNEALHENGFFLHVPKNVVIEKPIHVFYLSQNQEENTFYNTRNLLVVEEGAKVEVIESHHNFDETYVFTNSVTEIFSGKNAKADWHKLQNDSDTSYLVDHTFAKQERDSLATVNTFSFGGKLVRNNLDFIHNGENINSFMNGITIIGGEQLVDHHTAVHHNQPNCESYQNYKGVFKDKAHGVFNGKVFVDKIAQKTNAYQQNNNILLDEGATIDTKPQLEIFADDVKCSHGCTVGQLNEDALFYLRARGISKKEAQALLLYAFANDAMQNIDIEPLKLKISKLLAEKLEVEIAFEDLD
- the pepT gene encoding peptidase T, yielding MQTIEFNHEWKMRLLNRFLTYVKIYSTSDAESETTPSSPQQWDIAKYIFQELQDLGLSDVSMDENGYIMAYVPSNISENEPTVGFIAHYDTSPDFNGKDVNPQIWEDYNGGDLVLNKETGFTLSSEKFPSLKKYVGKTLITTDGTSLLGADDKAGVAEIVTAAEYLLAHPDIKHGRIAIGFTPDEEIGRGAHKFNVARFGAEYAYTMDGSEVGELEFENFNAAGAVVKINGLSVHPGYAFGQMKNAGLLAVEFAQMLPANETPATTKGFEGFYHLMEIKGDVSEAKLQYIIRDHDAEKFENRKKFITEKVAEFNAKHGENTAEIEIKEQYRNMKQQFEGKMHIVEIAEQAMKDANIEPKIKAIRGGTDGAQLSYMGLPCPNIFAGGENFHGPYEYVALESMEKAVKVIVNIAKAKK
- a CDS encoding hydroxymethylglutaryl-CoA lyase, whose translation is MFLTECPRDAMQGWGEFIPTQKKIDYINALMEVGFDVLDCGSFVSPKAIPQMADTKDVIPEIQKKNNTKISVIVANISGAERALKHENVDILGFPFSISETFQYRNTNKNQEEAYEEIVKIWELVQSENRELNLYFSMAFGNPYGEIWKWQDVEFWAKRFAEIGIKNILLSDTTGTGNVERISQLFEKIPAQFPDIHFGAHFHNKYEDSYVKLKAAYDKGCRRFDSAIKGIGGCPYAKDDLVGNMPTEQVINFMASEKIDHKLNLLNFEAAWNRAKDIFKF
- a CDS encoding UDP-2,3-diacylglucosamine diphosphatase: MAKQKREVEVVVLSDIHLGTYGCHAKELVAYLKSVSPKVLILNGDVIDGWAFSKRYFPNSHMAVLSEFFKMMKKGTQVIYITGNHDEFLRKYTDLSMGNLFLTDKYLLEIEGKKHWIFHGDVFDHTTSGSAKFIAKLGGMGYDWLILVNRAINWILEKFGKGKVSLSKKVKNSVKKAVKFIGDFEKKATEIAINNHYDYVICGHIHQPADKIWTTEKGSVHYLNSGDWIENLSWLEYNHGEWSLKFFNEKDFEKPIIEKNDISVNMEELIHPKVFAEFATQKV
- a CDS encoding SUF system Fe-S cluster assembly protein; protein product: MKFTDEQIATIGENIIKALKTVFDPEIPVDIYELGLVYDVQISEDGDVKVVMTLTTPNCPVAESLPQEVKEKVAAVENVKSVDLELTFEPSWNKDMMSEEAKFELGILF